One Hypomesus transpacificus isolate Combined female chromosome 21, fHypTra1, whole genome shotgun sequence genomic region harbors:
- the slc44a2 gene encoding choline transporter-like protein 2 isoform X3: protein MELDEKNPDSKYGESRKFDPTFKGPIHNRSCTDVLCCILFILALLGYFAVGIVAWSQGDPRKVIYPTDSKGQFCGQAGSPLEKKPLLFYFNILKCASPLVLLEFQCPTTQLCVETCPTRYLTLLKAYVSKGEDLTYYRQFCKEGVDFKMSVVEILRDGLCPSMVMPSKAFTRRCLPALSTKKGVVVVGNDTSFSDSDGGQVNATELLDASKKSNVVLEARQVAMRIFEDYTESWHWILLGLVIAMVVSLIFIVLLRYLAGVMVWVMIVLVILVIGYGIGHCYMEYASLQGQPGADVTIGDLGLQTDFSVYLQIKQTWLAFMIILAIVEVVIILLLIFLRKRVLIAIALIKESSRAVGHVMSSLFYPLLTFALLALVIAYWGITAVFLSTSNDQVYKVFNTSDCEYSRDTCDPKTFNTSNVTTQCPDAECLFAFYGGETYYHKYLILFQFYNVFLFFWCANFVTALGQVTMSGAFASYYWAFKKPDDIPAYPIFSSLGRALRYHTGSLAFGSLILSLVQVIRVVLEYLDQKLKGAQNKCAKFLLSCLKCCFWCLEKFIKFLNRNAYIMIAIYGKSFCPSARDAFFLLMRNIVRVAVLDKVTDFLLFLGKLLIVGIVGICSFFFFSGRIKAVEQTAPSLNYYWVPILTVVVGSYLIAHGFFSVYAMCVDTLFLCFLEDLERNDGTAERPYFMSENLLTILNKSNEGTKTMD from the exons ATGGAATTAGACGAAAAGAACCCAGACTCTAAATATG GTGAGTCCAGGAAGTTTGACCCAACCTTTAAAGGACCCATACACAACAG GAGCTGCACAGATGTTCTCTGCTGCATCCTCTTCATCCTGGCGCTGCTGGGCTACTTTGCTGTGGGCATTGTGG CCTGGTCCCAGGGTGACCCCAGGAAGGTCATCTATCCCACAGATAGTAAAGGACAGTTCTGTGGACAGGCTGGGAGCCCCTTGGA GAAGAAGCCGCTCCTGTTCTACTTCAACATCCTGAAGTGTGCCAGCCCCCTGGTGCTGCTGGAGTTCCAGTGCCCCACCACGCAG CTATGTGTGGAAACGTGCCCTACCAGATACCTAACGTTACTGAAGGCCTATGTCAGCAAAGGGGAAGACCTGACGTACTACAGGCAGTTTTGCAAGGAAGGCGTGGACTTCAAAATG AGCGTTGTCGAGATCCTAAGAGATGGTCTGTGTCCCTCGATGGTGATGCCTAGCAAAGCTT tcaCCCGTCGCTGCCTACCGGCCCTGAGCACGAAGAAAGGTGTTGTCGTGGTTGGGAACGATACATCCTTTAGCGACAGTGATGGCGGGCAGGTGAACGCCACCGAACTTCTGGATGCATCAAA GAAGTCAAATGTGGTCTTGGAGGCACGCCAGGTGGCAATGAGGATCTTTGAGGACTACACGGAATCTTGGCACTGGATCTTGTT AGGTCTGGTGATCGCCATGGTGGTCAGCCTCATCTTCATCGTCCTCCTTCGCTACCTGGCTGGGGTCATGGTCTGGGTCATGATCGTCTTGGTGATACTGGTCATTGGATATG GGATTGGTCATTGCTATATGGAGTATGCCAGCCTGCAAGGCCAGCCTGGTGCTGATGTCACCATCGGAGACCTTGGGCTGCAGACAGACTTCTCTGTCTACCTGCAGATCAAACAGACCTGGCTGGCATTCA TGATCATCCTGGCCATTGTGGAGGTTGTCAtcattctcctcctcatcttcctcagaAAGAGAGTTCTCATCGCCATCGCCCTCATCAAGGAGTCAAGCAg GGCTGTCGGCCATGTTATGTCATCGCTGTTCTACCCCCTGCTGACCTTTGCCCTCCTGGCCCTCGTCATCGCCTACTGGGGCATCACAGCTGT GTTCTTATCCACCTCCAATGACCAGGTGTACAAAGTGTTCAACACCTCGGATTGTGAGTACTCCAGAGACACCTGCGACCCCAAG ACGTTCAACACCTCCAACGTCACCACCCAGTGCCCGGACGCTGAGTGCCTATTTGCGTTCTATGGGGGCGAGACCTACTACCACAAGTACCTCATTCTGTTCCAGTTCTACAatgtcttcctcttcttctggtGTGCAAACTTTGTCACGGCGCTAGGTCAGGTGACCATGTCTGGAGCTTTCGCCTCTTACTATTGGGCCTTCAAGAAGCCAGACGACATCCCTGCCTACCCCATCTTCTCCTCACTGGGACGAGCCCTGAG atACCACACTGGCTCGCTGGCCTTTGGTTCTCTCATCCTGTCTCTGGTCCAGGTCATCAGAGTGGTCCTGGAGTATCTGGACCAGAAGCTGAAAG GAGCCCAGAATAAGTGTGCCAAGTTTCTCCTGAGTTGCCTAAAGTGTTGCTTCTGGTGTTTGGAGAAGTTCATCAAGTTCCTCAACAGAAACGCTTATATCATG ATTGCAATCTACGGCAAAAGCTTCTGTCCCTCAGCCAGAGATGCCTTCTTCCTGCTCATGAGGAACATCGTGAG AGTGGCTGTCCTGGACAAGGTGACTGACTTCCTTCTGTTTTTGGGGAAGCTGCTCATTGTCGGGATCGTGG GAATctgttctttcttcttcttctctggaaGGATCAAGGCCGTGGAGCAGACGGCTCCCTCTCTCAACTACTACTGGGTCCCCATCCTA ACGGTTGTGGTGGGATCCTACCTCATTGCCCATGGCTTCTTCAGTGTGTACGCCATGTGTGTGGacaccctcttcctctgcttct TGGAGGATTTGGAGCGTAATGATGGAACTGCAGAGAGGCCCTACTTCATGTCCGAGAACCTGCTCACCATCCTGAACAAGTCCAACGAGGGGACCAAGACAATGGACTAA
- the slc44a2 gene encoding choline transporter-like protein 2 isoform X2, protein MAKASGKQGESRKFDPTFKGPIHNRSCTDVLCCILFILALLGYFAVGIVAWSQGDPRKVIYPTDSKGQFCGQAGSPLEKKPLLFYFNILKCASPLVLLEFQCPTTQLCVETCPTRYLTLLKAYVSKGEDLTYYRQFCKEGVDFKMSVVEILRDGLCPSMVMPSKAFTRRCLPALSTKKGVVVVGNDTSFSDSDGGQVNATELLDASKKSNVVLEARQVAMRIFEDYTESWHWILLGLVIAMVVSLIFIVLLRYLAGVMVWVMIVLVILVIGYGIGHCYMEYASLQGQPGADVTIGDLGLQTDFSVYLQIKQTWLAFMIILAIVEVVIILLLIFLRKRVLIAIALIKESSRAVGHVMSSLFYPLLTFALLALVIAYWGITAVFLSTSNDQVYKVFNTSDCEYSRDTCDPKTFNTSNVTTQCPDAECLFAFYGGETYYHKYLILFQFYNVFLFFWCANFVTALGQVTMSGAFASYYWAFKKPDDIPAYPIFSSLGRALRYHTGSLAFGSLILSLVQVIRVVLEYLDQKLKGAQNKCAKFLLSCLKCCFWCLEKFIKFLNRNAYIMIAIYGKSFCPSARDAFFLLMRNIVRVAVLDKVTDFLLFLGKLLIVGIVGICSFFFFSGRIKAVEQTAPSLNYYWVPILTVVVGSYLIAHGFFSVYAMCVDTLFLCFCEDLERNDGSSERPYFMSPELHEILSKATKAENDGAEQPDGPAQVDDVRLEEETPLQQQDGEVQLKHLDVLKKEAEEEQPLQAKPDVEEAPEEKTEGKDLEANALEEEKEPEVKTEVVEKESKEKEEIMDVKTGEVVPAPAGPKKEDNEEKKDVMEEPKDLSGSPSSPKE, encoded by the exons ATGGCAAAAGCTTCTGGGAAACAAG GTGAGTCCAGGAAGTTTGACCCAACCTTTAAAGGACCCATACACAACAG GAGCTGCACAGATGTTCTCTGCTGCATCCTCTTCATCCTGGCGCTGCTGGGCTACTTTGCTGTGGGCATTGTGG CCTGGTCCCAGGGTGACCCCAGGAAGGTCATCTATCCCACAGATAGTAAAGGACAGTTCTGTGGACAGGCTGGGAGCCCCTTGGA GAAGAAGCCGCTCCTGTTCTACTTCAACATCCTGAAGTGTGCCAGCCCCCTGGTGCTGCTGGAGTTCCAGTGCCCCACCACGCAG CTATGTGTGGAAACGTGCCCTACCAGATACCTAACGTTACTGAAGGCCTATGTCAGCAAAGGGGAAGACCTGACGTACTACAGGCAGTTTTGCAAGGAAGGCGTGGACTTCAAAATG AGCGTTGTCGAGATCCTAAGAGATGGTCTGTGTCCCTCGATGGTGATGCCTAGCAAAGCTT tcaCCCGTCGCTGCCTACCGGCCCTGAGCACGAAGAAAGGTGTTGTCGTGGTTGGGAACGATACATCCTTTAGCGACAGTGATGGCGGGCAGGTGAACGCCACCGAACTTCTGGATGCATCAAA GAAGTCAAATGTGGTCTTGGAGGCACGCCAGGTGGCAATGAGGATCTTTGAGGACTACACGGAATCTTGGCACTGGATCTTGTT AGGTCTGGTGATCGCCATGGTGGTCAGCCTCATCTTCATCGTCCTCCTTCGCTACCTGGCTGGGGTCATGGTCTGGGTCATGATCGTCTTGGTGATACTGGTCATTGGATATG GGATTGGTCATTGCTATATGGAGTATGCCAGCCTGCAAGGCCAGCCTGGTGCTGATGTCACCATCGGAGACCTTGGGCTGCAGACAGACTTCTCTGTCTACCTGCAGATCAAACAGACCTGGCTGGCATTCA TGATCATCCTGGCCATTGTGGAGGTTGTCAtcattctcctcctcatcttcctcagaAAGAGAGTTCTCATCGCCATCGCCCTCATCAAGGAGTCAAGCAg GGCTGTCGGCCATGTTATGTCATCGCTGTTCTACCCCCTGCTGACCTTTGCCCTCCTGGCCCTCGTCATCGCCTACTGGGGCATCACAGCTGT GTTCTTATCCACCTCCAATGACCAGGTGTACAAAGTGTTCAACACCTCGGATTGTGAGTACTCCAGAGACACCTGCGACCCCAAG ACGTTCAACACCTCCAACGTCACCACCCAGTGCCCGGACGCTGAGTGCCTATTTGCGTTCTATGGGGGCGAGACCTACTACCACAAGTACCTCATTCTGTTCCAGTTCTACAatgtcttcctcttcttctggtGTGCAAACTTTGTCACGGCGCTAGGTCAGGTGACCATGTCTGGAGCTTTCGCCTCTTACTATTGGGCCTTCAAGAAGCCAGACGACATCCCTGCCTACCCCATCTTCTCCTCACTGGGACGAGCCCTGAG atACCACACTGGCTCGCTGGCCTTTGGTTCTCTCATCCTGTCTCTGGTCCAGGTCATCAGAGTGGTCCTGGAGTATCTGGACCAGAAGCTGAAAG GAGCCCAGAATAAGTGTGCCAAGTTTCTCCTGAGTTGCCTAAAGTGTTGCTTCTGGTGTTTGGAGAAGTTCATCAAGTTCCTCAACAGAAACGCTTATATCATG ATTGCAATCTACGGCAAAAGCTTCTGTCCCTCAGCCAGAGATGCCTTCTTCCTGCTCATGAGGAACATCGTGAG AGTGGCTGTCCTGGACAAGGTGACTGACTTCCTTCTGTTTTTGGGGAAGCTGCTCATTGTCGGGATCGTGG GAATctgttctttcttcttcttctctggaaGGATCAAGGCCGTGGAGCAGACGGCTCCCTCTCTCAACTACTACTGGGTCCCCATCCTA ACGGTTGTGGTGGGATCCTACCTCATTGCCCATGGCTTCTTCAGTGTGTACGCCATGTGTGTGGacaccctcttcctctgcttct GTGAGGACCTGGAGAGAAACGACGGCTCGTCCGAGCGGCCGTATTTCATGTCCCCCGAGCTCCACGAGATCCTCTCCAAGGCTACCAAGGCGGAGAACGACGGCGCGGAGCAGCCCGATGGTCCGGCGCAGGTGGACGATGTCCGACTGGAAGAAGAAACACCACTCCAGCAGCAAGACGGAGAAGTTCAGCTCAAACACCTCGACGTTCTGAAGAAGGAGGCCGAGGAGGAACAACCTTTGCAGGCGAAGCCTGATGTGGAGGAAGCcccagaggagaagacagagggtAAAGACCTGGAAGCAAACGCattagaggaggagaaagaaccgGAAGTAAAGACAGAAGTAGTTGAGAAGGAGAGCAAAGAAAAGGAGGAAATTATGGATGTAAAGACTGGCGAGGTGGTCCCTGCACCGGCAGGACCTAAGAAAGAAGATAACGAAGAAAAGAAAGATGTAATGGAGGAACCCAAAGATCTCAGtggttctccctcctcccccaaggAGTAG
- the acp5a gene encoding tartrate-resistant acid phosphatase type 5a, whose translation MALTLLATMLNAILLVQSYPTTFMDLDQGDSKNRTSIKFLALGDWGGVPLPPYITPVEKATALEMGRVAEQMGADFVLALGDNFYYKGVDSVDSPRFQDTFEAVYTANSLNIPWYILAGNHDHAGNVRAQIEYSHKSDRWRFPYYYYELNFRIPNTKKTLSIIMLDTVMLCGNSDDYEDQKPRGPLLASDANRQLVWLQERMAKSKADFLLVAGHYPVWSVSEHGPTDCLLKRLRPLLVKYKATAYFCGHDHNLQFIKEGGVGYVVSGAGNFLDPDVRHWHHVPRDAIKFFTGKASTLGGFVHAEVTKDKMILTFIEARGTSLYRTVLPHRDQS comes from the exons ATGGCACTCACTCTGTTAGCCACGATGCTCAATGCCATCCTACTGGTTCAGTCCTACCCAACCACCTTCATGGACCTTGACCAAGGCGACAGCA AAAACCGGACATCTATTAAGTTCTTGGCGTTGGGCGACTGGGGTGGAGTGCCCCTACCTCCGTATATCACTCCCGTGGAAAAGGCCACGGCCCTGGAGATGGGGAGAGTGGCAGAGCAGATGGGAGCTGACTTCGTTCTAGCCCTTGGCGACAATTTCTACTACAAAGGAGTCGACAGCGTGGACTCTCCGAGGTTCCAG GACACCTTCGAGGCGGTGTATACGGCAAACTCTCTCAACATCCCCTGGTATATCCTCGCTGGCAATCACGACCATGCAGGGAATGTGCGTGCACAGATCGAGTACAGCCACAAGTCAGACAGATG GCGCTTCCCTTACTACTATTACGAGCTGAACTTCCGTATCCCCAACACCAAGAAGACCCTGAGCATCATCATGCTGGATACCGTGATGCTCTGCGGCAACTCCGACGACTACGAGGATCAGAAGCCTCGCGGCCCGCTCCTCGCCTCCGACGCCAACCGCCAGCTCGTCTGGCTGCAGGAGAGGATGGCCAAGTCCAAAGCCGACTTCCTGTTGGTGGCAGGACACTACCCGGTGTGGTCCGTGTCGGAGCACGGCCCGACAGACTGCCTGCTCAAGAGGCTTCGCCCCCTTCTGGTCAAGTACAAGGCCACCGCCTACTTCTGTGGCCATGACCATAATCTTCAG TTCATCAAGGAGGGTGGCGTGGGATACGTGGTGAGCGGCGCCGGCAACTTCCTGGATCCGGACGTTCGCCACTGGCACCACGTCCCCCGTGACGCTATTAAGTTCTTCACTGGCAAGGCGTCCACGCTGGGAGGCTTCGTCCACGCTGAGGTCACAAAGGACAAGATGATCTTGACCTTCATCGAGGCCAGAGGCACCTCACTTTACCGTACTGTCCTGCCCCACAGGGACCAGTCCTAG
- the LOC124483384 gene encoding glutaryl-CoA dehydrogenase, mitochondrial-like → MALRGAFSRLLSTTQKCASITASRAQGTTAAVQKDDLEASQKPAKAPKVVFNWRDALELDSLLTEEEIMIRDSFRTYCQEKLMTRILMANRHEHFHREIVNEMGELGVLGPTIQGYGCAGTSYVAYGLIAREVERVDSGYRSVMSVQSSLVMHPINAYGTEAQREKYLPRLARGEILGCFGLTEPNHGSDPSGMETKAKYNPSSDTFSISGAKTWITNSPEADIAVVWAKCEDGRVRGFILERGMKGLAMPKIEGKFSLRASATGMILMDEVEVPQENLLPNVSGLAGPFGCLNNARYGIAWGALGAAEFCFHAARQYTLDRIQFGVPLARNQLMQKKMADMLTEITLGLHSCLALGRLIDEKKAAPEMISMLKRNSCGKALDIARQARDMLGGNGIADEYHIIRHVMNLEAVNTYEGTHDIHALILGRAITGLQSFTVEK, encoded by the exons ATGGCTCTCAGAGGTGCCTTCTCCCGTCTGCTTTCTACCACCCAGAAATGTGCTTCCATCACCGCGTCCAGAGCACAGGGCACAACCGCAGCAGTTCAGAAAG ATGATCTAGAAGCCAGCCAGAAGCCAGCGAAAGCAC CAAAAGTGGTGTTCAACTGGCGCGACGCCCTGGAACTGGACAGCCtgctgacagaggaggagatcaTGATCCGTGACTCCTTCCGTACCTACTGCCAGGAGAAGCTCATGACCCGCATTCTGATGGCCAACAGACACGAGC ACTTTCACCGGGAGATTGTCAACGAGATGGGAGAGCTGGGAGTTCTCGGCCCGACAATCCAAG gcTATGGGTGTGCGGGTACCAGCTATGTAGCATACGGGCTGATCgccagggaggtggagagggtggacaGCGGCTACCGGTCGGTGATGAGCGTCCAGTCCTCCCTGGTCATGCACCCCATCAACGCCTACGGGACAGAAGCCCAGAGAGAGAAGTACCTGCCCAGGCTTG ctagAGGAGAGATCCTAGGCTGTTTCGGCCTTACGGAGCCTAACCATGGCAGCGACCCTTCGGGCATGGAGACCAAGGCCAAGTACAACCCCTCCAGTGACACCTTCTCCATCAGTGGAGCTAAGACATG GATCACCAACTCCCCTGAGGCGGACATCGCCGTGGTCTGGGCCAAGTGCGAGGACGGCCGTGTGCGTGGGTTCATCCTGGAGCGCGGCATGAAGGGGCTGGCCATGCCCAAGATCGAGGGCAAGTTCTCCCTGAGGGCGTCGGCCACCGGTATGATCCTGATGGACGAGGTGGAGGTTCCCCAGGAGAACTTGCTGCCCAACGTTTCCGGACTGGCC GGTCCATTTGGCTGTCTGAACAACGCTCGCTATGGGATCGCCTGGGGAGCCCTTGGTGCTGCAGAGTTCTGCTTCCACGCTGCCCGTCAGTACACACTGGACAG AATCCAGTTTGGCGTGCCGCTGGCCAGGAACCAGCTCATGCAGAAGAAGATGGCCGACATGTTGACGGAGATCACCCTCGGCCTGCATTCTTGTCTGGCCCTGGGCAGACTCATTGATGAGAAGAA AGCGGCCCCAGAGATGATCTCCATGCTGAAGAGGAACAGCTGTGGCAAGGCCCTCGACATCGCCCGCCAGGCCAGAGACATGCTGGGGGGCAACGGGATAGCTGACGAGTATCACATCATCCGCCACGTCATGAACCTGGAGGCCGTCAACACGTATGAGG GAACTCACGACATCCACGCCTTGATTCTGGGTAGAGCAATCACTGGACTACAGTCTTTCACAGTGGAAAAGTAA
- the slc44a2 gene encoding choline transporter-like protein 2 isoform X1 — MELDEKNPDSKYGESRKFDPTFKGPIHNRSCTDVLCCILFILALLGYFAVGIVAWSQGDPRKVIYPTDSKGQFCGQAGSPLEKKPLLFYFNILKCASPLVLLEFQCPTTQLCVETCPTRYLTLLKAYVSKGEDLTYYRQFCKEGVDFKMSVVEILRDGLCPSMVMPSKAFTRRCLPALSTKKGVVVVGNDTSFSDSDGGQVNATELLDASKKSNVVLEARQVAMRIFEDYTESWHWILLGLVIAMVVSLIFIVLLRYLAGVMVWVMIVLVILVIGYGIGHCYMEYASLQGQPGADVTIGDLGLQTDFSVYLQIKQTWLAFMIILAIVEVVIILLLIFLRKRVLIAIALIKESSRAVGHVMSSLFYPLLTFALLALVIAYWGITAVFLSTSNDQVYKVFNTSDCEYSRDTCDPKTFNTSNVTTQCPDAECLFAFYGGETYYHKYLILFQFYNVFLFFWCANFVTALGQVTMSGAFASYYWAFKKPDDIPAYPIFSSLGRALRYHTGSLAFGSLILSLVQVIRVVLEYLDQKLKGAQNKCAKFLLSCLKCCFWCLEKFIKFLNRNAYIMIAIYGKSFCPSARDAFFLLMRNIVRVAVLDKVTDFLLFLGKLLIVGIVGICSFFFFSGRIKAVEQTAPSLNYYWVPILTVVVGSYLIAHGFFSVYAMCVDTLFLCFCEDLERNDGSSERPYFMSPELHEILSKATKAENDGAEQPDGPAQVDDVRLEEETPLQQQDGEVQLKHLDVLKKEAEEEQPLQAKPDVEEAPEEKTEGKDLEANALEEEKEPEVKTEVVEKESKEKEEIMDVKTGEVVPAPAGPKKEDNEEKKDVMEEPKDLSGSPSSPKE; from the exons ATGGAATTAGACGAAAAGAACCCAGACTCTAAATATG GTGAGTCCAGGAAGTTTGACCCAACCTTTAAAGGACCCATACACAACAG GAGCTGCACAGATGTTCTCTGCTGCATCCTCTTCATCCTGGCGCTGCTGGGCTACTTTGCTGTGGGCATTGTGG CCTGGTCCCAGGGTGACCCCAGGAAGGTCATCTATCCCACAGATAGTAAAGGACAGTTCTGTGGACAGGCTGGGAGCCCCTTGGA GAAGAAGCCGCTCCTGTTCTACTTCAACATCCTGAAGTGTGCCAGCCCCCTGGTGCTGCTGGAGTTCCAGTGCCCCACCACGCAG CTATGTGTGGAAACGTGCCCTACCAGATACCTAACGTTACTGAAGGCCTATGTCAGCAAAGGGGAAGACCTGACGTACTACAGGCAGTTTTGCAAGGAAGGCGTGGACTTCAAAATG AGCGTTGTCGAGATCCTAAGAGATGGTCTGTGTCCCTCGATGGTGATGCCTAGCAAAGCTT tcaCCCGTCGCTGCCTACCGGCCCTGAGCACGAAGAAAGGTGTTGTCGTGGTTGGGAACGATACATCCTTTAGCGACAGTGATGGCGGGCAGGTGAACGCCACCGAACTTCTGGATGCATCAAA GAAGTCAAATGTGGTCTTGGAGGCACGCCAGGTGGCAATGAGGATCTTTGAGGACTACACGGAATCTTGGCACTGGATCTTGTT AGGTCTGGTGATCGCCATGGTGGTCAGCCTCATCTTCATCGTCCTCCTTCGCTACCTGGCTGGGGTCATGGTCTGGGTCATGATCGTCTTGGTGATACTGGTCATTGGATATG GGATTGGTCATTGCTATATGGAGTATGCCAGCCTGCAAGGCCAGCCTGGTGCTGATGTCACCATCGGAGACCTTGGGCTGCAGACAGACTTCTCTGTCTACCTGCAGATCAAACAGACCTGGCTGGCATTCA TGATCATCCTGGCCATTGTGGAGGTTGTCAtcattctcctcctcatcttcctcagaAAGAGAGTTCTCATCGCCATCGCCCTCATCAAGGAGTCAAGCAg GGCTGTCGGCCATGTTATGTCATCGCTGTTCTACCCCCTGCTGACCTTTGCCCTCCTGGCCCTCGTCATCGCCTACTGGGGCATCACAGCTGT GTTCTTATCCACCTCCAATGACCAGGTGTACAAAGTGTTCAACACCTCGGATTGTGAGTACTCCAGAGACACCTGCGACCCCAAG ACGTTCAACACCTCCAACGTCACCACCCAGTGCCCGGACGCTGAGTGCCTATTTGCGTTCTATGGGGGCGAGACCTACTACCACAAGTACCTCATTCTGTTCCAGTTCTACAatgtcttcctcttcttctggtGTGCAAACTTTGTCACGGCGCTAGGTCAGGTGACCATGTCTGGAGCTTTCGCCTCTTACTATTGGGCCTTCAAGAAGCCAGACGACATCCCTGCCTACCCCATCTTCTCCTCACTGGGACGAGCCCTGAG atACCACACTGGCTCGCTGGCCTTTGGTTCTCTCATCCTGTCTCTGGTCCAGGTCATCAGAGTGGTCCTGGAGTATCTGGACCAGAAGCTGAAAG GAGCCCAGAATAAGTGTGCCAAGTTTCTCCTGAGTTGCCTAAAGTGTTGCTTCTGGTGTTTGGAGAAGTTCATCAAGTTCCTCAACAGAAACGCTTATATCATG ATTGCAATCTACGGCAAAAGCTTCTGTCCCTCAGCCAGAGATGCCTTCTTCCTGCTCATGAGGAACATCGTGAG AGTGGCTGTCCTGGACAAGGTGACTGACTTCCTTCTGTTTTTGGGGAAGCTGCTCATTGTCGGGATCGTGG GAATctgttctttcttcttcttctctggaaGGATCAAGGCCGTGGAGCAGACGGCTCCCTCTCTCAACTACTACTGGGTCCCCATCCTA ACGGTTGTGGTGGGATCCTACCTCATTGCCCATGGCTTCTTCAGTGTGTACGCCATGTGTGTGGacaccctcttcctctgcttct GTGAGGACCTGGAGAGAAACGACGGCTCGTCCGAGCGGCCGTATTTCATGTCCCCCGAGCTCCACGAGATCCTCTCCAAGGCTACCAAGGCGGAGAACGACGGCGCGGAGCAGCCCGATGGTCCGGCGCAGGTGGACGATGTCCGACTGGAAGAAGAAACACCACTCCAGCAGCAAGACGGAGAAGTTCAGCTCAAACACCTCGACGTTCTGAAGAAGGAGGCCGAGGAGGAACAACCTTTGCAGGCGAAGCCTGATGTGGAGGAAGCcccagaggagaagacagagggtAAAGACCTGGAAGCAAACGCattagaggaggagaaagaaccgGAAGTAAAGACAGAAGTAGTTGAGAAGGAGAGCAAAGAAAAGGAGGAAATTATGGATGTAAAGACTGGCGAGGTGGTCCCTGCACCGGCAGGACCTAAGAAAGAAGATAACGAAGAAAAGAAAGATGTAATGGAGGAACCCAAAGATCTCAGtggttctccctcctcccccaaggAGTAG